One genomic region from Leifsonia poae encodes:
- a CDS encoding SURF1 family cytochrome oxidase biogenesis protein, whose amino-acid sequence MMLRPRWIGALVLCLALAAGFAALGQWQLERAIESGKVIDAPSETVLPLAQVAKPNGPIEEKATGQYVTFTGSFVPTDYQLLEGRLNYGTAGWWVVAHVTVQGDDADGHPVAMAVARGWAADKATAESVLARLANEPQTSQTIVGRLLPTEAPVVPTDKAHPTVMSTMSAAALYNLWTGVDGTDVFSAYVVERTPPEGLVKIDSPPPIQGSTLNWLNIFYAAEWIVFAGFAIFFWFRLVKDAKEKEDELRELEREPAARL is encoded by the coding sequence ATGATGTTGCGCCCTCGCTGGATCGGTGCGCTCGTCCTCTGCCTCGCACTGGCCGCCGGCTTCGCTGCGCTCGGCCAGTGGCAGCTCGAACGAGCCATCGAGTCGGGCAAGGTGATCGACGCTCCGAGCGAGACCGTGCTCCCGCTCGCTCAGGTGGCGAAACCGAACGGTCCGATCGAGGAGAAGGCCACCGGTCAGTATGTGACCTTCACCGGGTCGTTCGTGCCCACCGACTACCAGCTGCTGGAGGGCCGGTTGAACTACGGCACCGCCGGCTGGTGGGTGGTGGCCCACGTGACCGTTCAGGGCGACGATGCCGACGGGCATCCGGTCGCCATGGCCGTCGCCCGCGGATGGGCGGCCGACAAGGCCACCGCCGAGTCGGTGCTCGCCCGCCTGGCGAACGAACCGCAAACCTCGCAGACCATCGTCGGTCGGCTGCTGCCGACCGAGGCACCGGTGGTGCCCACCGACAAGGCGCATCCCACCGTGATGTCCACCATGTCGGCCGCGGCGCTCTACAACCTCTGGACCGGAGTCGACGGCACGGATGTGTTCTCTGCATACGTCGTCGAGCGCACGCCGCCGGAGGGGCTGGTGAAGATCGATTCGCCGCCGCCGATCCAGGGGAGCACGCTCAACTGGCTCAACATCTTCTACGCCGCCGAATGGATCGTGTTCGCCGGGTTCGCCATCTTCTTCTGGTTCCGTCTCGTGAAGGATGCCAAAGAGAAGGAAGACGAGCTGCGGGAGCTGGAGCGCGAGCCGGCGGCCCGGCTTTAG
- the guaA gene encoding glutamine-hydrolyzing GMP synthase, whose product MSTEPAATRPVLVVDFGAQYAQLIARRVREASVYSEIVPHTVTAAEVAAKNPVGIVLSGGPSSVYEEGAPQFDSAIFDLGVPVLGICYGFQVMATALGGEVAHTGQREYGSTDVTVTDAASHGAGSLLAGQPDEQTAWMSHGDSVSRAPEGFQVLASTASTPVAAFANDERKLYGVQWHPEVKHSAHGQAVLENFLHRAAGIPADWNSGNVIADQVAAIRAQVGSGKVICGLSGGVDSAVAAALVHKAVGDQLVCVFVDHGLLRKDERRQVEEDYVKATGVRLVTIDAEKQFLDALAGVSDPETKRKIIGREFIRTFEQAQSDLIAEAASEGDPIRFLVQGTLYPDVVESGGGTGTANIKSHHNVGGLPEDLQFELVEPLRTLFKDEVRAIGRELGLPEVIVGRQPFPGPGLGIRIVGEVTHERLELLRDADAIVRAELTAAGLDAEIWQCPVVLLADVRSVGVQGDGRTYGHPIVLRPVSSEDAMTADWTRLPYDVLAKISNRITNEVDGVNRVVLDVTSKPPGTIEWE is encoded by the coding sequence ATTAGTACCGAGCCCGCAGCCACCCGCCCTGTTCTCGTCGTCGATTTCGGCGCACAGTATGCGCAGCTGATCGCCCGACGCGTCCGCGAGGCGAGCGTCTACTCCGAGATCGTGCCGCACACCGTCACGGCGGCCGAGGTGGCCGCCAAGAACCCGGTCGGCATCGTGCTCTCGGGCGGACCGTCGAGCGTCTACGAAGAGGGTGCGCCGCAGTTCGACTCGGCGATCTTCGACCTCGGCGTGCCCGTGCTCGGCATCTGCTACGGCTTCCAGGTCATGGCGACCGCCCTCGGCGGCGAGGTCGCCCACACCGGTCAGCGCGAGTACGGTTCCACCGACGTCACCGTCACCGACGCGGCCAGTCACGGAGCGGGCAGCTTGCTGGCGGGGCAGCCCGACGAGCAGACCGCCTGGATGAGCCACGGCGACTCCGTGTCGCGCGCGCCCGAGGGCTTCCAGGTTCTCGCCTCCACGGCATCCACACCCGTGGCGGCGTTCGCTAACGACGAGCGGAAGCTCTACGGCGTGCAATGGCACCCCGAGGTCAAGCACTCGGCGCACGGCCAGGCCGTGCTCGAGAACTTCCTGCACCGCGCCGCCGGCATCCCCGCCGACTGGAACAGCGGCAACGTGATCGCCGACCAGGTGGCGGCCATCCGTGCCCAGGTCGGCTCGGGCAAGGTCATCTGCGGTCTCTCCGGCGGGGTCGACTCCGCTGTGGCGGCCGCCCTCGTGCACAAGGCCGTCGGCGACCAGCTCGTCTGCGTCTTCGTCGACCACGGGCTGCTGCGCAAAGACGAGCGTCGGCAGGTCGAAGAGGACTATGTCAAGGCCACCGGTGTGCGCCTGGTCACGATCGACGCCGAGAAGCAGTTCCTCGACGCGCTCGCCGGCGTGAGCGACCCGGAGACCAAGCGCAAGATCATCGGCCGCGAGTTCATCCGCACCTTCGAGCAGGCCCAGAGCGATCTGATCGCCGAGGCGGCCAGCGAGGGCGACCCCATCCGGTTCCTGGTGCAGGGCACCCTCTACCCGGATGTCGTCGAGTCCGGCGGCGGAACCGGCACGGCCAACATCAAGAGCCACCACAACGTCGGCGGCCTGCCGGAAGACCTCCAGTTCGAACTGGTGGAGCCGCTGCGCACGCTGTTCAAAGACGAGGTGCGCGCCATCGGCCGTGAGCTCGGTCTTCCGGAGGTCATCGTCGGCCGCCAGCCGTTCCCCGGCCCTGGTCTCGGCATCCGCATCGTCGGCGAGGTCACCCACGAGCGCCTCGAGCTGCTGCGGGATGCGGACGCGATCGTTCGCGCGGAGCTCACCGCCGCCGGCCTGGACGCCGAGATCTGGCAGTGCCCGGTCGTGCTGCTCGCCGATGTCCGCTCCGTGGGCGTGCAGGGCGACGGGCGCACCTACGGCCATCCGATCGTGCTGCGCCCCGTCTCCAGCGAAGACGCCATGACCGCCGACTGGACGCGACTGCCATACGATGTTCTGGCCAAGATCTCCAACCGCATCACCAACGAGGTGGACGGTGTGAACCGGGTCGTGCTCGACGTCACGTCGAAGCCACCGGGAACGATCGAGTGGGAGTGA
- a CDS encoding DUF3817 domain-containing protein — MPLAPKPEDFPKIRGALKFYQVFAYVTGIMLLLLCVEMVIKYILGYQLFAFSNYGVFAFVPVKTAVAPTGVDLSTGILIAHGWLYVVYLFSDFRLWSLMRWNAVKFVEIALGGVIPFLSFFVEARISKQVKSYLAGREAEEATLVEASN; from the coding sequence ATGCCCCTCGCCCCCAAACCTGAAGACTTCCCGAAGATCCGGGGGGCCCTCAAGTTCTACCAGGTCTTCGCGTACGTGACCGGCATCATGCTGCTGCTGCTGTGCGTGGAGATGGTCATCAAGTACATCCTCGGCTACCAGCTCTTCGCGTTCAGCAACTACGGTGTGTTCGCCTTCGTGCCGGTGAAGACGGCAGTGGCTCCGACGGGTGTCGACCTCAGCACCGGCATCCTGATCGCGCACGGCTGGTTGTACGTGGTCTACCTGTTCTCCGACTTCCGCCTGTGGAGCCTGATGCGGTGGAACGCCGTGAAGTTCGTGGAGATCGCCCTCGGCGGTGTCATCCCGTTCCTGTCGTTCTTCGTCGAAGCCCGCATCAGCAAGCAGGTGAAGTCTTATCTGGCCGGCCGGGAGGCCGAAGAAGCGACCCTCGTGGAGGCATCAAATTAG
- a CDS encoding Bax inhibitor-1/YccA family protein encodes MSTSNPAFSRTPAFQSGATAATLSAENLQEMYESPSANAVDTDRMTVEDTVVKTAISFGVLLVGALIGWVVPVLWIPAAIVGLVLAFVNIFKNRKKPSPALTLAYAGAQGVFIGGISVFYESEWGGIVLQAVIGTVVVVGVTLALFASGKIRASAKATKVFFIAMIGYLLFSVINMILVWTGANSDPWGLSGSVKIFGIPLGLVIGVLVVIMCAYSLVLDFDAIQQGVKNRAPRVWGWAGAFGIMVTVIWLYFELLRLFAIARN; translated from the coding sequence ATGTCTACCTCGAATCCGGCATTTTCGCGAACGCCCGCCTTCCAGAGCGGAGCGACGGCGGCGACACTGAGCGCCGAGAACCTGCAGGAGATGTACGAATCCCCGTCGGCCAACGCGGTCGACACCGACCGCATGACGGTCGAGGACACCGTCGTCAAGACGGCGATCAGCTTCGGCGTCCTGCTCGTCGGCGCCCTCATCGGCTGGGTCGTCCCGGTGCTCTGGATCCCGGCCGCCATCGTCGGCCTGGTGCTGGCGTTCGTCAACATCTTCAAGAACCGTAAGAAGCCGTCGCCGGCGCTCACCCTCGCCTACGCCGGTGCACAGGGTGTCTTCATCGGCGGCATCTCCGTCTTCTACGAGTCGGAGTGGGGCGGCATCGTCCTGCAGGCCGTCATCGGAACGGTCGTCGTGGTCGGCGTCACGCTCGCGCTCTTCGCCAGCGGCAAGATCCGCGCCTCGGCGAAGGCCACCAAGGTCTTCTTCATCGCCATGATCGGCTACCTGCTGTTCTCGGTGATCAACATGATCCTCGTCTGGACGGGCGCCAACAGCGACCCGTGGGGCTTGAGCGGTTCAGTCAAGATCTTCGGCATCCCGCTCGGGCTGGTCATCGGCGTTCTCGTCGTGATCATGTGCGCATACTCCCTCGTGCTCGACTTCGACGCCATCCAGCAGGGCGTGAAGAACCGGGCCCCGCGGGTCTGGGGCTGGGCCGGCGCGTTCGGCATCATGGTCACCGTGATCTGGCTCTACTTCGAGCTGCTCCGCCTCTTCGCCATCGCGCGAAACTAG
- a CDS encoding glycerophosphodiester phosphodiesterase family protein, with product MRAHTAPLVIGHRGASGYRPEHTRAAYELAFALGADAVEPDLVATKDGVLVLRHENEISGTTDVATHPEFADRRTTKEIDGARLTGWFTEDFTWAELATLRARERLAGVRQASSTFDGRYPILRMRDLFDIVDRASQDVARLLGIVAELKHATYFESIGLPLDELFSAELAEAGWADNPELVVESFEKTVLGQLYRRGHRGRRVYLLEAAGAPADRVAALGSAAPAYSDDLTAMGLYALASAAPADRVDGISVETSLLLPTKRVPAAPDDDEALAFDLVDSAHSAGLGVYCWTLRPENAFLPPEFRVGELTSAWGDWAEMYSAVLRSGVDGVFADHPDLAVAVRDGH from the coding sequence ATGCGAGCGCACACGGCCCCGCTCGTGATCGGGCATCGGGGCGCATCGGGCTACCGCCCCGAGCACACGAGGGCGGCATACGAGTTGGCGTTCGCGCTCGGTGCCGATGCGGTCGAGCCCGACCTGGTGGCCACGAAAGACGGCGTTCTCGTGCTGCGGCACGAGAACGAGATCTCGGGCACGACCGACGTGGCCACGCATCCCGAGTTCGCGGACCGCCGCACCACGAAGGAGATCGACGGCGCTCGGCTCACCGGCTGGTTCACCGAGGACTTCACCTGGGCGGAGCTGGCCACTCTGCGTGCCAGGGAGAGGCTGGCGGGCGTTCGGCAGGCCAGCTCGACCTTCGACGGCCGCTACCCGATTCTGCGGATGCGCGACCTCTTCGACATCGTCGACCGTGCGTCACAAGACGTCGCTCGTTTGCTCGGAATCGTCGCCGAGCTCAAACACGCCACTTATTTCGAGTCGATCGGCCTGCCTCTGGACGAACTGTTCTCGGCGGAGCTGGCCGAGGCCGGCTGGGCCGACAACCCCGAACTCGTGGTCGAGAGCTTCGAGAAGACGGTGCTGGGGCAGCTCTACCGGCGGGGCCATCGCGGCCGGCGTGTCTACCTGCTCGAAGCGGCGGGCGCCCCGGCCGATCGGGTGGCGGCGCTCGGTTCGGCCGCCCCGGCGTACAGCGACGACCTCACTGCCATGGGCCTCTACGCGCTCGCGTCGGCCGCCCCCGCCGACCGGGTGGACGGGATCAGCGTCGAGACCTCGCTGCTGCTCCCCACCAAGCGGGTCCCGGCAGCGCCGGACGACGACGAGGCGCTGGCATTCGACCTCGTCGACTCGGCGCACTCCGCCGGGCTCGGTGTCTACTGCTGGACGCTTCGGCCCGAGAACGCGTTCCTGCCCCCGGAGTTCCGGGTCGGTGAGCTCACGAGTGCCTGGGGCGATTGGGCGGAGATGTATTCCGCTGTGCTGCGTTCGGGCGTGGACGGGGTGTTCGCCGACCACCCCGATCTCGCCGTCGCCGTGCGCGACGGGCACTGA
- a CDS encoding ATP-dependent helicase: MTSLSDPGPSPTPAVPSATPIILDGWPSGGDAGAGSARGAGSARGSGAEGGDAAKERLFAGLNPQQRVAAEYRGAALLIVAGAGSGKTSVLTRRIAGLIESREAWPSQVLAITFTNKAAAEMRERVEALLGGAAQGMWISTFHSACVRILRREAETIGKTNSFTIYDSGDSRALLKRIIKGLDADTLGFTVAGAANRISKLKNELTDIETYARTANLSDPQEVMFLEIFRQYTRQLRSANAFDFDDLIAETVFLFRAFPKTAALYQRRFRHILVDEYQDTNHAQYSLIRELTMPIAPAIADELEAQGHHVESMRDAVGVIPGASLTVVGDSDQSIYAFRGADIRNIVEFERDFPGAKVVLLEQNYRSTQNILSAANSVIANNFDRKDKKLWTAVGDGEKIVGFTGYSGHDEAQFVADEIEKLHGGGMAYKDIAVFYRTNAQTRALEEIFIRSALPYRIMGGTKFYERAEIKDAMAYLITVANPDDMLALRRILNTPKRGIGPATETQLGSYADDNGVTFRQAMRDAGSLGLGPKVTAAILQLSALLDEAAAMIDPANPAGVSAVADILSFLLDRSGYLDVLRNSRDPQDEARAENVDELVAVTREFARNNPDGGLVDFLTEVSLVAAADEIDDSSGTVSLMTLHTAKGLEYDAVFLTGIEEDLLPHRMSANEPGGPAEERRLFYVGITRAKKRLFLSLAMTRAQFGETAVAMPSRYLQEIPADLIEWKQSPGMANGRGGTQSRALNARKPGLAGGTGSRWNDSLTSSGFSSGAASRPKAEWPNRVTGQVRDNGDLELVSGDRIRHTDFGDGRVTNVTGEGAKRVAHVQFEKVGAKKLLIKIAPIEKL, encoded by the coding sequence ATGACGAGCCTCTCCGACCCCGGTCCTTCGCCCACCCCCGCTGTGCCCTCCGCCACCCCGATCATCCTCGACGGCTGGCCGTCGGGCGGCGACGCGGGCGCGGGCTCTGCGCGCGGTGCCGGGTCTGCACGCGGTTCGGGCGCCGAGGGCGGTGACGCCGCCAAAGAGAGGCTCTTCGCCGGGCTCAACCCCCAGCAGCGCGTGGCGGCCGAATACCGCGGCGCGGCTCTTCTCATCGTCGCCGGCGCCGGCTCGGGCAAGACGAGTGTGCTCACCCGACGCATCGCCGGGTTGATCGAGAGCCGCGAGGCGTGGCCGAGCCAAGTGCTGGCGATCACGTTCACCAACAAGGCTGCGGCCGAGATGCGCGAACGCGTCGAGGCCCTCCTCGGTGGCGCGGCCCAGGGGATGTGGATCTCGACGTTCCACTCGGCGTGCGTTCGCATCCTCCGCCGCGAGGCCGAGACGATCGGCAAGACGAACAGTTTCACCATCTACGATTCGGGCGACAGCCGCGCCCTGCTCAAGCGCATCATCAAGGGGCTCGACGCCGACACCCTCGGTTTCACTGTCGCTGGGGCCGCCAACCGCATCTCGAAGCTCAAGAACGAGTTGACCGACATCGAGACGTATGCCCGCACGGCCAACCTGAGCGACCCGCAGGAGGTTATGTTCCTCGAGATCTTCCGGCAGTACACCCGCCAGCTGCGCTCCGCCAACGCGTTCGACTTCGACGACCTCATCGCCGAGACCGTCTTCCTGTTCCGGGCGTTTCCGAAGACCGCCGCGCTTTACCAGCGTCGGTTCCGGCACATCCTGGTCGACGAGTACCAGGACACGAACCACGCGCAGTACTCCCTCATCCGCGAGCTGACCATGCCCATCGCGCCCGCCATCGCCGACGAGTTGGAGGCGCAGGGCCACCACGTCGAGTCCATGCGCGATGCGGTGGGTGTCATCCCCGGCGCCTCGCTGACCGTCGTCGGCGACTCCGACCAGTCCATCTACGCCTTCCGCGGTGCCGACATCCGCAACATCGTGGAGTTCGAGCGGGACTTCCCGGGCGCCAAGGTCGTGCTGCTGGAGCAGAACTACCGCTCGACCCAGAACATCCTGAGCGCCGCCAACTCGGTGATCGCCAACAATTTCGACCGCAAAGACAAGAAGCTGTGGACTGCGGTGGGCGACGGTGAGAAGATCGTCGGCTTCACGGGGTATTCCGGGCACGACGAGGCCCAGTTCGTCGCCGATGAGATCGAGAAGCTGCACGGTGGGGGCATGGCGTACAAAGACATCGCCGTCTTCTACCGCACCAACGCCCAGACCCGTGCGCTCGAAGAGATCTTCATCCGGTCCGCGCTGCCGTACCGCATCATGGGTGGAACGAAGTTCTACGAGCGTGCCGAGATCAAGGATGCGATGGCCTACCTGATCACGGTGGCCAACCCCGACGACATGCTCGCTCTGCGGCGCATTCTGAACACGCCGAAACGCGGTATCGGTCCGGCCACCGAGACCCAGCTCGGCAGCTATGCGGACGACAACGGGGTCACGTTCCGGCAGGCGATGCGCGACGCCGGGTCGCTCGGTCTCGGTCCCAAAGTCACGGCGGCGATCCTGCAGTTGTCCGCGCTGCTCGACGAGGCCGCCGCCATGATCGACCCGGCGAATCCGGCGGGTGTCTCCGCCGTCGCCGACATCCTCTCTTTCCTGCTCGACAGGAGCGGCTACCTCGATGTGCTGCGCAACAGCCGCGACCCGCAAGACGAGGCCCGCGCCGAGAACGTGGACGAGCTCGTGGCCGTGACCCGCGAGTTCGCGCGCAATAACCCGGACGGCGGTCTGGTTGACTTCCTCACCGAGGTCTCGCTGGTGGCGGCCGCCGATGAGATCGACGACTCCAGTGGCACGGTCTCGCTGATGACCTTGCACACGGCGAAAGGCCTCGAATATGACGCGGTCTTCCTCACCGGCATCGAGGAGGATCTTCTTCCCCACCGCATGTCTGCCAACGAGCCGGGCGGCCCGGCCGAGGAGCGCCGGTTGTTCTATGTGGGCATCACTCGGGCCAAGAAGCGGCTGTTCTTGTCGTTGGCGATGACCCGGGCCCAGTTCGGTGAGACCGCGGTCGCCATGCCCAGCCGGTATCTTCAGGAGATCCCGGCCGATCTCATCGAGTGGAAGCAGTCGCCCGGCATGGCCAATGGCCGCGGTGGAACGCAGTCGCGTGCGCTCAACGCACGCAAGCCTGGTCTGGCCGGCGGCACCGGTTCGCGGTGGAACGACAGCCTGACGTCGAGCGGGTTCTCGTCGGGTGCCGCCTCCCGCCCGAAAGCCGAGTGGCCCAACCGGGTGACGGGTCAGGTGCGCGACAACGGTGACCTCGAGCTCGTCTCGGGCGACCGCATCCGCCACACGGATTTCGGTGACGGCCGTGTGACGAATGTGACCGGTGAGGGCGCCAAACGGGTGGCTCATGTGCAGTTCGAGAAGGTGGGCGCGAAGAAGCTCCTCATCAAGATCGCTCCGATCGAAAAGCTCTGA